In Melanotaenia boesemani isolate fMelBoe1 chromosome 5, fMelBoe1.pri, whole genome shotgun sequence, the DNA window AAAGAGTTGCAGAAAATAACTGTGCAGGATCTGAAAAAGAAGATAGCTCAGAAACTTCCGGGAAACCCAGGTAATACTTTACTAAATGTGTTAAACTTGTATAAATCAGCTTCTCCAGCTTTGATGGCAACTTTTCAGTCTATAATAGTTTTAAGATGTTCTCAAGTAGACCCGGATTTCATGTCAGTGATTTCCTGATCTGTAAGATTAAAAACGGATCACTATTACGATATTTAACATGTCTCTTCTTGATTAATAACATCAGCCTATTATTAACGTTGTCTTGAATATTAAGTCATGTTTTGAAATGTAggctaaataaaagaaaaacgcACGCACACAATCTGATTAGCCAATATAAGAGCATGTAAGCATATAGCCTTTTCTGCTATCAGTGCCTTACATCTTTACTATTTACCCTTTACACGTAACAACTTAATTTATGCCTACTAGCTATTATTTTTTCACTATATATTAGTCTATTCAGCTGTATTTAGCGCTAACTTTGCTTATAAAGTtacgataataataataatgtaccTCCAGATGCGAGAGATTAATcttgtttctattttaaacaaaaattaatcttttgtgtttgattatctgtccttgtctttgtgtgtgtgtgtgtgtgtgtgtgtgtgtgtgtgtgtgtgtgtgtgtgtgtgtgtgtgcgtgtgtgtgcgtgcgtgtgtgtgtgcgtgtgtgtgtgtgtgcgcgcgcgcgcgcGCATGCAGACCAGGCAGTGGATAATATGCAGCTCGTCTTCGCAACCACAAGACTAAACGCAGACCACAAACGTCTGAGTGAATATGGAATCGTTCACAAATCGATTATCCAGATGGTGATGACTCTCGATGGAGGACTGTCAGTTTGACAAAAGACTGATGTCCATCTCTCCTAACGACACAGGGGCTtctattcatccattcatccaatTGTCATCCATGGAGGAGTCCTTGTCAGACAGACTTTATTACAGTAAAATGTGTATAAAATGCTATGCATTTTAATTGTTATGGGTTGTTATAGGTTCtttaatagatagatagatagatagatagatagatagatagatagatagatagatagatagatagatagatagatagatagatagatagatagatagatagataatcaGATAATAAATCAGTATCCCtcatattatgtgatgaaaacTTTGGACGATATGTTCCATTCAAAGCTTTTAATGTTCAAAAGTTAGTAAGGTTTTAGTTTTGTctgttagatttttttgttttgtttagttttgttttgttttggggttttttttttttatttggggggGTCCTACCAGAATATAAAAAATCTCTCTATGGTCTCTATGGCATGCTTAATGTAAATATAccctaaaatgtttaaataaagacattttaaaaaatctaatcaatcaatcaaatgtgtatgtgtgcgtgtgtgtgtgtgtgtgtgtgtgtgtgtgtgtgtgtgtgtgtgtgtgtgtgtgtgtgtgtgtgtgtgtgtgtgataacaAAATGGAATTAGCTGAGGctaacaactttttaaaaattaaattggagtaaaaaaattgttaaattatgcttcttgcaTTCTGTAAAGCCTTTTGAATAATCCTGTCATTGACTTGTgcaatacaatacaatttactttgcatatatatatatacatatatatatatatatatatatatatatatatatatatatatatatatatatatatatatatatatatggcagaGACATATGAGGTTATGTAtaatctgcataactttgataattagtTTTATAGTTTTCTAATATTTGACCCAATGGGAGCAAATACAAGTTGAACAAAAGacgtccaaggactgacccctgggccactcgctcagattcatagctgatgatcgtaacaaaataactccggccttttaaataggacctgaaccagttaagggccgctccagaaagtccagcccagttttccagcctgtgcaacaggattctgtgatctacagtatcaaacgcagcactgagatccagcagcaccaggactgatacttgaccagaatcagtattcaacctaatgtcatttaacactttgaccagagctgtttcagtgctgtgatgaggtcggaagccggactgaaatttatcaagatttccactttcatttaaaaagtcattaagctggtgaaatacaactttctcaataatcttggaaataaaagagaggttagagacaggtctatagttagaggcgtctagagtacttttctttaggagtggcttaattaacagctatctttagtgacttgggataaattcctgatgccagtgagctgttaactattagtaggagatcactttctactgaggtaaaaactgtttttaaaaagtcggatggtaaaATGTCCAGAGTGCATATTGTTGagttcaaatgccaaactgtttcttgtaggattgttaaatcaaccattttaaattgtgacataacatcagaattatttcagggttttagacacagactagtttttgtgtgtgtaaggaGAAACATAAAATCTTATGTTCCAACACTGATTAAATCAGAGCGTTTACTCTGATCTGTGGTGGTCGCTGTCTTTGGTGCTCAAGACTGTCAATTTATTATAAGTTCAGCGCACAGATCTTGCGCGTGAACGGGTTTGAAGCAGGGTTTAGCGCACTACCCATTCTTTataagattaaatttaaaattctcAAAGTTAGAAACGCTGGTCGTTGTGTTGTAGTCTTTCTCAATTTCGAAAGGGCCAATAACGTTTGACTGAGGGGGGGAAATCACGTGGTTTACAGTGAAAACGAATGTCAAACAGAAAACGCTCATTTTAAGCAACAGCTGCTTGTTCTTTCACAcaagatgtttttaatgttttgaagaCAATGTAAATATCGGATGACACTAGAAGTTTTTCTCCAGCACTCTGACATCCTGTTGCTGACACCCAGCTTCACATCAGATTTCGGTTCGTTTACGTTTAATGATGAGGGGGGATCACGTGACTTTACGGAAACTCTTCGGAAACGGAATCGAAAGCATATTTGCATTTCGACTCGCGTTTAACTGCTGTGTTGTTTCGCAGGAGGGAAAAcgagaaataaagacaaaatgagCTCAACTAATGAGAAATGTTACGACCCCCGCGACTCCACTCTGACGTTTGTGGACAGAGAAGATGAATTAGACTGTAAGTAACGTCATTGTGTAGCTTTTTTTAGtctattttactttttagtAAAAGTAATTATGAGTTAATGCGAGCGCACTTTCATTTTTAAGCTTTGCAGTAATCGTGGTACATTTTAAAGAAGGTTCATGTGTCACAATTTCattaatttgtgtatttattttcagttctgtATGAAGGGTTTAGCTCTCGGAGAGCACTGATGTCTTGTGGCCATGCTGTTACTCCTCCATCTCTCACCAACTGGTGCCGTCGATTGCTGGAAAACGTTGGttattattctttcttttttaacgATGTATTTTCATGTGAGATGTTTCCACGTGTCAAAACCTTAAGTGTAATAAactattaactttatttattcagaacTAAGCTTCCATGCTGTAAAAACTGGAAGATGATTATCTTTAAAACATTCTGAGCacagacaaaatatttttttccaagttGGTGTACATTAGTTACATTTTGACCAGaaagtatttatttaagaataaCTTAATCTGAGTAAACAAAAGTGAATTATAtgcaaacaaaattaatttccatgtttgttCCTATCTGTGTAGATGTACAACGATAAAACTTTCCCtcggttttctttttctcctctctcatTGTTGTCCCCTTTGTTCGCTACCACACACCTGTGCACACGCTCAGTAAACAATCTGTGCTCAGTAAACATGACACTATTCAAACCAATCACATGTTCGGACAGAGTCATCCTGattggctgctttgctgcatcatAAAACTGGAAAAGATGGTTTCTAAGTCAAGAGTTACATTTTGTTAGTGTTATACTTAATTTCCATATTATTTCATAAACCATACATTTATTTACTGCATAGGAAGTgctttaacattatttttactACATTGACTGACATGTAGGGAAAGtggtcatcttttttttttttttatttcgcTAGGCTAGTTGGACTAGCACTTTAGTATCTGTATGTCCTGCTGCTGCTAGCCTAGCTAGCCTagcaaaatcaaacaaacattaaaatcgATATGACTGATTTCTGATTTTGTCAGGTAACAAAGTGAAGATAATTTTATAGCACTTCctatgtagaaaataaatgtaaatatatataaatataattctAACAAAAAACGTaatgaaataaagtttgaaaCGAACAACCACTGACTTAGAAAACGTCTTTTCCGGTGTTATCATGCAGCGACACAACCAATCATGATGACTTTGTCCgaacattttaactttttctttgagATGTCAAAATACACCAATAAAGTACAACATTTGCGTCATAAATTATGCCaatgtaaattatattttcttgttGCCAGACAAGTGTACGATTTGTTTTATAAGTTATCCCTCGaatgcatgaattattaaaaaaccaTTACACAGTTTTTTCACATACGATATTTTATCACTACGGCCATGTACAATGATGCTTTACTCTATTTTTAGTCTTATTTGcctttttcttatatttatttttagctattttataacaatattcataaaataatattctgtcatgttaatatatatattagaatAAAACACAGTAGTACCTTTTCCTGTGTATCACTGAGGTAAACTTTgttattacaatgtatgtatatttattacacttaattatatatttagttatttttcagtGTGTGGCAGTCTGTTGGATGACTCACTGATGTCCACTGAAGTGGCTAATATGCAAATATACCATCTACACCCATGCATATAATTGACAACAGTCATTAAATAGGTGTCTGTAGTGAACATTATGTATGAAAGGATTATAAATATTTGTATTCCAGACCCAACTGTACACAACAGTTTTAGTCATAATGGTCAAATTTTGCCTCAACAAATTTCAGAtacgttttttttattaaagcagatCTTGATATTAACATTGTTGGTTAATTACAGTTTTAGATAAAAGTTATTGATCGCATAGTCTTAAGGACTTTTGTGATGTTAaattacttgtttataaattgtaactgattaattattatttttcattattttaatttagggTGAAAGCAGGTTTGTATGTGGCCAGTTTAGTTGTAATGCAGAGTGGCCTTATGTGGAGGTCCGGAAAATGGCTCTCCTGACCCCTGAAGAAAGGGAGTTCTTCGAAAGAAACATGGCTCTCAATGCTATCAAATTTTACTTCGACTCCAAAGCTGTGAGTACCTCCCATAATTTACTGTATTGGCTTGCAGTACCTTAAAATCTGTTacgtatttatttttttttattatttatttatttattttttttgctttgaagAATAATGAGATAGTGATAACAAATCCCTCTCTTTATTCACCATCTGCCACATCACAGTGTCCTGAGTGCAAATACTCTGTGACGAGGAAGGATGAATCCAGACTGAGTGTCCGATGCCACGTTTGCACAGCAAGAAAAGGAACGGCCTATGAATTCTGCTGGCAGTGTCTGAAGGAATGGAAAGGTGATCACTCCCGAACAGACCGCTGTGAAAATGAAGGCTGCTACAACGAGGCCCTAAAAACACTGACAACCTGTTCAGTTATCACCTTTGAGTCTGTGGAAGGAGTCACAGGATGTCCCTCCATCCGGGCCTGTCCCACCTGTGGCTATCTGCTGGAGCACAGttcaaaaaaatgtaaaaacattttctgtgttcGATGTAAGGTggagttctgttttgtttgcttgaaGATCACGAGTGAATGTCTGAAAACAAGTAGTCATTTTATATCATGCTCTGATGGTGTCGCCCCCAGACAGACCTCTATACCTGTGTGGCAGAGGACATGATGTGCTGaatgctgcagtttattttatatgaaagatTGTCTTAGCAAAGATGTGTCTTGCTGTTAATTGACATTACATATCTATATATACAGATAAATATAAAGATAACTATAGATAAATATAGATATACAATATAAAGACATATATATCTCGTAAACGTGAtaatcttgtgttttgtttgtcatAAAGTGCCAATAAATCTGAAGCATAACCTGTAACATACATGTATGTGTATTTCCATTTATACCAACACaggtatgttttgttttgtgatctTAAATAAGAATTTAGCAAGTACTATCCATGTtgtctaaatgtgtttttttgtttacacaatgtgactttactcattttttGCTGCTATTATTTAAGTGAGATTGTTCAGACTCACGTCAGATGTGCTCATCAAATGCAGttcttgtaaataaatgtatactGCAGATAATTTACGTGAATTATTcctattttaatgaaaattgaacccatttattaagaaaaaaagtaattcaCATCTCACATCATATTTAAGCCTGCATTTTGGTAAATGGTAAAAGGTCTGTACTTACagtatatagcgcttttacccaaagtgctttacatcacattcacacactgatggcagaagctgccataaGGCACTAACCATGACCCATTTGGAttaatttggggttcggtgtcttgcttgctcagggacacctcaacatgagctcgcCAGGTCAATCCTCACGTCGGTTCCTTGGCATGTCGAGCTCGTGTTGACAAgccaaggatcgaaccggcaaccctcaggctacaagacgaccactcagTGGGTAGTGGTATTATTCAGTACTCAGTGGGTAGTATTTTTCTTTCCTAAATACTCTGCTTCATattcaaaataattaaacattaatacAACACAATGATACTACACTATgcaaactaaagaaaaacaaactatgaGCTAAGATATTAAACAGATATGTTTAGTTACATATTATGAATACACTCTTTAAGGCCGGTCTTAACTTTTACCAACCATTGTGAAAGCAACACTGTGGATCTGTGTTGAAGACAAAGaaggtgtttttttaatgtaaaaatcatACTCTGTGGCAACTACAGGGTCATTTGTGGTTCAAAGACCTCAATGATTCAGCTATCAGTGTGCAATACTTTGTACTTTTATGAGGTACTGTACTTTAAACCAGGTCAGTTACATACCTACTGGTTTTATGCAATTCCCAGTTAAAGTCTTGCTTTATCTTGCTGCAGTTTCCTTGTCCttgtgggtttgttttttttttttttggtgttgtttgtttgtttgtttgttttttctgttttttgttggttgttgttgtttttgttcttttacagtTGAATaggtcaaattaaatcaaacatatGAAAACAGCTGATCAGATTTGTAAGTACATAAAACAGGCAATGTGGAGCGTTCTGCCCTGAGTTGTAATTTCTCTTAAGTGgtaataatgaaatgataataaaatctaatttaaaaaggCTGAGAAAATGAATCATTAATGATTTTAGAGAATATCAGCAGTATGACACATAGTAGGACATGTAAgctatcaaaatgttttttaaaaggtttcatGGAGAGGCAGAAAATAACCTGAAATGAGTGGGAGATTTTCAAATTCGGCTAAACTTAAAACAGAAACTGTTGTGGTCTGAGTAGGTGGAAAGTACCAAACTAGATAAACCTGTCTGATTAAATGTGCTGAGGACCAACTCTGTTATCACCATGCCATAAGATAGCATATTGTAGGGACACAGTCCCAATTACTCTGAGTCCAGGTCAAACGTCTTTCTCTAACTTTCATTTCTTCGCAATGTAGTTACAAGAAGTCACATGACTGAAGATCTACAACACCTGTATAATGCTTTCACACACAccagcatttttattttcagtcaacTAAACTAATATCTGTGTCCACATTTATGAGAATCAGGCCCGTTTTTCCAAGAGCAAATTATACAAAGGACAGAACAAAGGTAAGAACACAACGGGCTCTTTTATATAAACCATATCTGGGTTTTTGAATCTTTAGCACACAGAAGTAAATGATAACCctggaaaatatttaatttactctttctctctctcttcctctctctctctctctctctctatatatatatatatatatatatatatatatatatatatatatatatatatatatataaaggaaagaaaataaaaaaaatttatttttgtggcTTAAAAAACCGTTTTTAAGACACAAAGTGATCCCTTGATGATAAACacttaacacaaaaacagataaaaatgacattCATGGCTTGAAATGATCATTTGCAGGTTTGTTGTAGTATCTATATCAAATTTCTCTCCTATTGTGAATTAATATTCTCTTTAATCAAACTTTTTGAAAACTCTGATATTTCAGACAGTCATTGAATGCATCATTACTGTAACTGCAAATGAAACAGAAAGCATACATCCTATTTACCTCGGGAGACTGAGGAGACTCGTCAGTTTAACTCTGAGTATTAAAACTAATGGacctttaatttgtttttgtttttttgttgttgtttgtttgtttgttttttgtttgtttgtttcctgatAGTTTGCTTTCATGTTATTTGTCAGTGCATCTCTGGAACTCCGTCGTGAAGAAGAGCTGGACAACGCGGTAATTCAACATGAGTTATAGGTCGTATGAAGGTAAGGCAGCTGTGCTGTTGTGTCTGTAGTAACGTTGATAGCGGGTTTTCTTTCCAGTTATAAGTTATTTACGCTCTTACAAATAATCCCTCATAGGCAAGTACCACGGCTTGATCAACCAAGGAGCAACATGTTATCTGAACAGTGTGCTGCAGGTGCTGTTCATGACCAAAGACTTCAAAAAAGCGGTACAAAGGTGTGTGACAAACATGATACACATAATAAAGATACCAGGTATTTTATGCAGCCTTTGTATCTCtgataaatatttctttatcttATGTAGCGATGCTTGTGGAAATCATATTGATGTTCAGCTTGCGTCCTTGTTCAAACGCTTAAAgacacaaacagcagaaacagttGAAGTTACAGAGAAGCTGGGCATCCACAAAGGTACAGTATAACTGCACAGAATACAATATAGAGCCTCTGAATAGGCTGTTTGTTCAAGGATCAGGTCTACGTTTgatagattttatttgttttggtttcttggGATTCAGAGCTTTATTGTGAGAAACATTGATCTTTACAACAGTGTTAAGTCAAAATAGAACCACAGATTCAGAATATAGGATAATGAATAAATAGGTGCCAAAATGCTTTGAATAATGTTCAGTGTATTATTGCTTTCCACATTCCCTCCAGTGTGTGAACAGCGTGATGCTGCTGAGCACTTTGAGAAGATTTTAACACTCACCAGTGATGAAGCTGCAGAGGTAAAGATCTGAGTGTGATCCATATAGAGGTGATCTATGAAATTTGACACAAAgaattaataatgataaaataacatttctttacttttgtttttgtgtttgtattttcagGTCTTTCGAGGAAAGTTGACACACAAAACGACTTGTTCTGATTGTCGTATAAAAACTGATGAAGATGCAGCTTTTTGGGATCTTCCTCTTGCGTTAGTGAATCCTCACGGTGAAGAATACAGTGTGGTAAGTAGCATAAAGAGATGATCAGTTTAATGTGACGCGTGGGCTGATAATTAGTTCAAGTGACAGCAGGTACCTTTCCAGGAGGACGGCATTCGAGAGTTCTTCAGGGATTCAGATTTCAGTGGAGAAAACCAGATGTACTGTGACGAATGTCGTACCAAATGTGATGCTACTGCTGTgagtaaagataaaaacatgtgtttCAAGTTTCCTGGCTGTAATGTTTATGATGCTATGACATGTACTCAGGTcccttgtgttttattttgtttagacATGTGTGATAAAACATCATCCAGAGGTCCTGATGTTGCTGCTGAAGAGGTTTGAGTTCAGCTACCAACAGATGTCATTTGTCAAAAACAGTTGTGCTGTGGATGTTCCCTCCACCCTGAAGATACCAGAGGTAGAGTTCaagttcattttaatataactgTAACCCATTTCTCAGTGAGTGAATGTGTGTTATCTTTTCTTTGGCGATCAGAATCAGATGTATGAGCTGTATGCGTTCGTGGAGCATTTTGGAAATCTGAAAAGTGGACATTATACTGCAACAATcaaggatgatgaagaggacagatGGTACTGCTTCAATGACTCTAGTGTCACATCAGTAAGAATAAACACTTTTATATATGTAATGTTGctaatagattttcttttttaaaaacaatcaatGGTTTTGTGtgcttacatagaaatatgatGTGTGACATTTCCTCTTGTCACAGCTCAATAATCAGCCTTTCCGAAGACAAAAAACTGAGAagtaagttttgttttcatctatTTTCTCTTGAATTTTTTTCTGAGTATAAAAttgatgactttttttcttcctactaGAACTAGGACTGCTTACCTCctgttttacaaaaagaaacgtaagaaacaaacatttttattgtctttgttgATGTGTAGTGTAAACAACATCTAACTTTGGTATTTTGTCAGAAGGGATGTTTTTAACTGCTTTCTTAATGTGCTGCAGATACTGGGATCCAGGACATCCAAGCGTCCAACTATGAGGGTCTCCCATTCAACACTAATAAGAATTATGAACAGCGTCGCGATAGTAACAAGAGCGCTGGTgaggaaaatgctgtaaaaagtAAGGGATCACATAAGAAACCCTCTAGTTTTGATGCCAGAAAACAAGGGAAAGAtaagagaaagaa includes these proteins:
- the LOC121639607 gene encoding putative E3 ubiquitin-protein ligase ARI6, which produces MSSTNEKCYDPRDSTLTFVDREDELDFLYEGFSSRRALMSCGHAVTPPSLTNWCRRLLENGESRFVCGQFSCNAEWPYVEVRKMALLTPEEREFFERNMALNAIKFYFDSKACPECKYSVTRKDESRLSVRCHVCTARKGTAYEFCWQCLKEWKGDHSRTDRCENEGCYNEALKTLTTCSVITFESVEGVTGCPSIRACPTCGYLLEHSSKKCKNIFCVRCKVEFCFVCLKITSECLKTSSHFISCSDGVAPRQTSIPVWQRT
- the LOC121639238 gene encoding ubiquitin carboxyl-terminal hydrolase 47-like isoform X1, giving the protein MSYRSYEGKYHGLINQGATCYLNSVLQVLFMTKDFKKAVQSDACGNHIDVQLASLFKRLKTQTAETVEVTEKLGIHKVCEQRDAAEHFEKILTLTSDEAAEVFRGKLTHKTTCSDCRIKTDEDAAFWDLPLALVNPHGEEYSVEDGIREFFRDSDFSGENQMYCDECRTKCDATATCVIKHHPEVLMLLLKRFEFSYQQMSFVKNSCAVDVPSTLKIPENQMYELYAFVEHFGNLKSGHYTATIKDDEEDRWYCFNDSSVTSLNNQPFRRQKTEKTRTAYLLFYKKKHTGIQDIQASNYEGLPFNTNKNYEQRRDSNKSAGEENAVKSKGSHKKPSSFDARKQGKDKRKKDEDDDEGMGGKAEANDQTERNKHEAFVPKKKKMEGHEEIQEKKEKTEADRFQSRTDKQLEKHDSLKREKDEKHVSVKQDLPNKHEQQGDRKTNVQKNNEQMTGVNKHPLRDGAHGKQNRPNQTQDDDREDKTNRRRTTHDKQPERQKQNEAKKRDDDEESMGGKAEGIDQAKRKKDEMSPEKKRKIKVKTDNDRKTGQREEGHEAKIKDTKEKTEAGRKEAKTEKHLVR
- the LOC121639238 gene encoding ubiquitin carboxyl-terminal hydrolase 47-like isoform X2, producing MSYRSYEGKYHGLINQGATCYLNSVLQVLFMTKDFKKAVQSDACGNHIDVQLASLFKRLKTQTAETVEVTEKLGIHKVCEQRDAAEHFEKILTLTSDEAAEVFRGKLTHKTTCSDCRIKTDEDAAFWDLPLALVNPHGEEYSVEDGIREFFRDSDFSGENQMYCDECRTKCDATATCVIKHHPEVLMLLLKRFEFSYQQMSFVKNSCAVDVPSTLKIPENQMYELYAFVEHFGNLKSGHYTATIKDDEEDRWYCFNDSSVTSLNNQPFRRQKTEKTRTAYLLFYKKKHTGIQDIQASNYEGLPFNTNKNYEQRRDSNKSAGEENAVKSKGSHKKPSSFDARKQGKDKRKKDEDDDEGMGGKAEANDQTERNKHEAFVPKKKKMEGHEEIQEKKEKTEADRFQSRTDKQLEKHDSLKREKDEKHVSVKQDLPNKHEQQGDRKTNVQKNNEQMTGVNKHPLRDGAHGKQNRPNQTQDDDREDKTNRRRTTHDKQPERQKQNEAKKRDDDEESMGGKAEGIDQAKRKKDEMSPEKKRKIKVKTDNDRKTGQREEGHEAKIKDTKEKTEAGRKEAKTEKHLVR
- the LOC121639238 gene encoding ubiquitin carboxyl-terminal hydrolase 17-like protein B isoform X3, with the translated sequence MSYRSYEGKYHGLINQGATCYLNSVLQVLFMTKDFKKAVQSDACGNHIDVQLASLFKRLKTQTAETVEVTEKLGIHKVCEQRDAAEHFEKILTLTSDEAAEVFRGKLTHKTTCSDCRIKTDEDAAFWDLPLALVNPHGEEYSVEDGIREFFRDSDFSGENQMYCDECRTKCDATATCVIKHHPEVLMLLLKRFEFSYQQMSFVKNSCAVDVPSTLKIPENQMYELYAFVEHFGNLKSGHYTATIKDDEEDRWYCFNDSSVTSLNNQPFRRQKTEKTRTAYLLFYKKKHTGIQDTNKNYEQRRDSNKSAGEENAVKSKGSHKKPSSFDARKQGKDKRKKDEDDDEGMGGKAEANDQTERNKHEAFVPKKKKMEGHEEIQEKKEKTEADRFQSRTDKQLEKHDSLKREKDEKHVSVKQDLPNKHEQQGDRKTNVQKNNEQMTGVNKHPLRDGAHGKQNRPNQTQDDDREDKTNRRRTTHDKQPERQKQNEAKKRDDDEESMGGKAEGIDQAKRKKDEMSPEKKRKIKVKTDNDRKTGQREEGHEAKIKDTKEKTEAGRKEAKTEKHLVR